The following are encoded in a window of Carya illinoinensis cultivar Pawnee chromosome 15, C.illinoinensisPawnee_v1, whole genome shotgun sequence genomic DNA:
- the LOC122296897 gene encoding protein FAR1-RELATED SEQUENCE 5-like — MEFNSLEKVLCYYKEYGKKCGFGMMTKRTNREEDDSVRYVTLCCARGGKAQNRTLNVVKSRPTGRTECKARINALRQYGVLRLTIVHNIHNHGLSPKKSHFFRCNREVSDAVKRVLDTNDLAGIRASKSYGSLIVGAGGFKNLPFLEKDCRNYIDKARHLRLGAGGAVTLRQYFLRMQYKNPEFFSMMDIDDNRKLKNVFWADPCSRATYQYFGDVVTFDTTYLKNRYGMPFAPFVGVNHHGQSILLGANLISSKDTETFVWLFDTWLQYMDGIALKAIITDQDRAMKNAIALVFPNTRHRFCLWHILKKVLEKLGSYGSYKTGMKSALMKCIYDTQRVNEFEKCWDELLTTYNLHENAWLQSLYVEREHWVPAFFKECFWAGMSTTQRNESMNAFFDGYVHSRTNLKEFVDQFDKVLKKKIENENLADFQSFNVTIPCISRSPIKKRFQELYTIAKFKEVQQQVNGIIDLNPKLHKSDGAVKTYMVEDEAALEEFTKLVRHFVDFSEDDAVAKCSCGLFEMRGILCRHILAVFRCNDIRYFLEIYILDQWRKDIKRRYTLIYNSFDEGDQQPNANRYSSF; from the coding sequence ATGGAGTTTAATTCCCTTGAAAAGGTATTATGTTATTATAAGGAATATGGTAAAAAATGTGGGTTTGGGATGATGACAAAACGGACTAATAGGGAAGAAGATGACTCTGTTAGATATGTCACTCTTTGTTGTGCCCGTGGTGGGAAGGCCCAGAATAGGACGTTGAATGTTGTCAAATCACGTCCGACAGGAAGGACAGAATGTAAGGCAAGGATTAATGCCTTAAGGCAATATGGAGTGCTGAGGTTGACGATAGTACATAATATCCATAACCATGGCCTCAGTCCAAAGAAATCCCActtctttcgatgtaatagagaagtTAGTGATGCCGTAAAAAGAGTCCTAGATACCAATGATTTGGCTGGCATCCGAGCTAGTAAGAGTTATGGATCTCTTATTGTTGGAGCGGGTGGATTCAAGAATCTCCCATTTCTTGAAAAGGATTGTCGCaattatattgacaaggcaAGACATCTACGACTTGGCGCAGGTGGTGCTGTAACACTTCGACAGTATTTTTTACGGATGCAATACAAAAATCCTGAATTTTTTTCTATGATGGACATAGATGATAACAGGAAGTTAAAGAACGTCTTTTGGGCAGACCCCTGTAGTAGAGCAACGTACCAATATTTCGGCGATGTGGtgacattcgacaccacatacctAAAGAATCGatatgggatgccctttgcaccatttgttggtgtaaaccaccatggacAGTCAATTCTGTTGGGAGCCAACTTGATTTCTAGTAAGGATACCGAGACATTTGTGTGGTTATTCGACACATGGTTGCAATACATGGATGGAATCGCTCTGAAAGCTATTATCACTGATCAAGATAGAGCGATGAAAAATGCAATCGCTCTTGTCTTTCCAAATACCCGGCATAGATTTTGTCTTTGGCATATACTGAAGAAAGTTCTTGAGAAACTTGGCTCATATGGTTCCTACAAAACTGGGATGAAAAGTGCCTTGATGAAATGCATATATGACACCCAACGTGTTAATGAGTTTGAGAAGTGTTGGGATGAGTTGCTTACTACTTACAACTTGCATGAGAATGCGTGGTTGCAGAGCCTATACGTTGAGCGTGAACATTGGGTACCGGCATTTTTTAAGGAGTgtttttgggctggaatgagtacaacgcaGCGAAacgagagcatgaatgcattcTTTGATGGTTATGTACATTCTAGGACAAACTTAAAGGAGTTTGTAGACCAATTTGATAAAGTgttgaaaaaaaagattgagaatgaaaatctcGCAGACTTCCAGTCATTTAATGTCACAATCCCTTGCATATCTCGATCGCCAATTAAAAAGAGGTTCCAAGAGTTGTACACGATTGCTAAGTTCAAGGAAGTTCAGCAGCAAGTCAACGGTATCATTGACTTGAATCCGAAGTTACATAAAAGTGATGGTGCAGTAAAAACATATATGGTTGAGGATGAAGCAGCTTTGGAGGAGTTCACTAAGTTGGTTCGGCATTTTGTGGACTTTAGTGAGGATGATGCAGTTGCAAAGTGCTCTTGTGGTTTATTTGAGATGAGGGGGATATTGTGTCGGCACATTTTGGCTGTATTCAGGTGTAACGATATTAGATATTTTCTGGAAATATACATTTTAGATCAATGGAGGAAGGATATTAAAAGACGGTACACATTAATCTACAATAGCTTTGATGAAGGGGACCAACAGCCAAATGCTAATAGATATTCAAGTTTTTAA